Genomic segment of Xanthomonas sp. DAR 35659:
GCTGGAAACCCTGTACCGCGCCGAGACCCGCGACAAGTTGCAGAGCTTCTACATGAACACCGAAGGCCACTGGTGGAGCGACCGCGTCGAATCGCCCACCGTGAACCTGCAGCGCGCCCGCCTGGGCGGCGTGGCCCTCAAGCGCAACCAGACCTACCCCGGCCACACCGTCAGCTGGCGCTTCGCCGATCCCGAAGGCGCGGTGCAGGTCGCCCTGCTGCTGCCTAAGCCGCGGCAGGATCGTTTCACCGTTATCGGCTACAACACCGGCGGCAAGGCGCAGCGCGCACAGATGACTGGCTGGAATGTAGCCGCTGGGCAATGGCGCATGCGTTCGGGCATCGATCGCGATGGCGATGGGAAGATCGACGGCAAGGCCGACACGCGCGAGTTCGCCTTCGAGAAGAGCGGGGCGGTGGACGTGGAATTCCCGGCCGGCAAGACGGTGGTGATGGAGTTCGAACTGGCCGCGCCTGCCGCGCTGCCGGTCGAGCAACGGCCGGACCTGGGAATTGGGCGTAGCGATGTGCGGGTGAGTGCGGATGCCATCGAGGTCACCGTGCACAGCCTTGGTCATGCGGATGCGCCAGCGGGGTTCGTGGTGCTGGAAGATGCACGTGGCCGGGAATTGGCGCGGGCGGCGTTTCCTGCGTTGGGGGCGCCGCGGGATTTGGAGCCGAGGACTGCGAACGTACGGCTGGCTTTGCCCGATAGCGAAAGCATCAAGGGCGCACGGTTGCGCGTAGTGACCGGAGGGGAGATGGTAGAGGCCACCCAACGCAACAACATGCTTGAGTTGCGGTGAAATCCGAAAGCTGTTCGCAACCTGGTGTGCTGGGATCTCGGTAAGACCTTCATTACACCCGGAATAAGCGGCGGTAACGGCTGTTTCGGCGGATTGACGGCGTTCAATGACTCAGCGAGGATTGCGTTACTCCGCGTTTAGGCGGTCCAATAGTAGTCTTAGGGGTTACGGACAGATTATGGCAACGGAAAGTTCCTACCCGGGTGGCTCCAAATCTCGTGTCAGCCGAGCCGGAGACAACGTCCGTCACGGTCGCGCTACACCCGAGGATCTCTCCGTAATTGAAGACTGGCGCGCAGCTCACCGTGGCGTCATCAATACATTTCAAGCAATTCTTCGCAATCGCCTTCGCGGGCAGCGGGTTACGGTTGCACAGCGCCACAAGCGTCGAAACACCATTTTTGACAAGCTAGAGCGCCTGCCCGGAATGCAACTCGCTCGAATGGACGACGTCGCTGGATGCAGATTGATCTTTCGCAACGAAAAAGAGCTTAGAAAGTTTCGTCGCTCCCTTCACGAAGCCAGATTCAATCACAAGCTTCGTCACGAGCCGGATAAGTACGACTACATTGAGAGTCCAAAAGACACCGGTTACCGCGGAATACATGACGTGTACGAATATGACGTCAACTCTGAAGCTGGAAAAGGGCTAAAGGGCCTTTATGTGGAAATTCAGTACCGTACACTTGTCCAACATGCATGGGCTACAGCGGTCGAGATCGTTGGTTTTATCACCGAAAGTCAACCAAAATTTGAACGAGGTGATGAGAGGTATCATCGGGCGATGGCCCTTGCGAGTGAAATCTTAGCCCGAGCACATGAGAGTAGAACCGGACCGCTTCCGGACATAAGCGATCGGGATCTTCTTGAATCATTCCTGTTGCTCGATCAAGAACTGGGTCTCTTACAAACGCTGCGGGGCCTTCACCAGGCCAAGAGCGATATTTCCGACAAGAAAAATAGCATTCTAATTTTTGATCCATCAGGTGAACTAACGATCCGCAGCTATCGAGACTCTACAGATGCGCTCCGAGATCTATTTGAGCTCGAGAAGGAAATGCCGGGAAAGGACATCGTCCTCGTGCGCGCAGACTCAAGCGATGAAGTACGGACGGCCTTCCGCAATTATTTTACTGACGCGCGCGAGTTCGTTCGGCTCCTTGACACAGGTTGCGCAAAGCTCAGCGGACACGATGGTGGGTTACGCAGGCGGGCTCGGCGTAACACCTGAAAATTCATTCAAGCCGACGCCGCGGCGCGGCTTAATTCAGGCGTTAAGGCTCATATGGACATCTCGACAATTTCAGCGGCGGTATCGTCGCTAAAGGTTGCAAAGGACATTGCTCAGGGTATGTTGCACCTCAGCAACATTGCCGAGGTACAGAGCAAGGTCATTGAGCTACAGTCCGCCATATTGGACGCACAGGGGAAGGCGCTCGATGCACAGGCCGATCTTGTATCAATCAGTCAAGAGCTTGCTGCGGCCAAGAGTGAGATCGCCGCTCTTAACTCGCACAGAGACTTTGTTGCAACCCTCTCGCGCCATGATGGCGCCTATTTGGCACCGGGCGATCCAGATCCGTTCTGTCCTCGATGCGTCGAGGCAAGCACCACGCCGATCCATCTGTTCAGGACCTCCAAGATGGAGCTCCGCCATTGGATTTGGGCATGCCCACAATGCAAAACGCAAATGCCTTGGAGTCGGCCAGTGAACCCTAACAATTAATTCAAGCCGAACCCACTTCGCGGTCGGCTTAACTCAGGTGTTATGTCTTTGGAGAAGGTGTGTGGCGACTTATAATGGACTGGCTTTTGATACTCCGCTTCTTGCCCAATGGGCAGCATTCTTCGATCTGGCAGGCTGGAAATGGTCGCGAGGGGTAGCGCCGGCAGGTGACTGGATTCCCGACTTTCGCGCAACATTTGATTGCTGCCACTCAGAGTGCAACGGAAGCCACACAATTCTAATTTCAGTCTTGCCGGTTTCAGACATAAATACGGTCAAAGGCCATCCTGCACTTAGCCACTGTTGGGGCGTCACCGGATCTGATGGCGTGACTTTTGCTGATGCTGGCGCACTGTTTGGAACAAGTCCGAGCAATACGTACTGGGTGATGGCCCACGGTGCGGGCGGCGGGACCGATGACGCGACCTACTGGGCTGACGACGCTGAGGCACTCTGGTTAAAAGCAAAATCAGCGATCAACTCATCTCGTGCAGATACATAACAATTAATTAAGCTGAACCAAATAAAGGGGTCCAAATAAAGGGGTCGGAGGAAAAATCTGCTGTTCCCATTTATCCAGGATGAGATCCAACATGCGCACTGCAATCGTCATCTGCGCGACACTAATCACTTTGCTCGCTCCAGCATTGGCACTCGCGCATCCGGGCGGTTTGAACGCCGAAGGCTGCCACAACAACCGGAAGACCGACGAGTACCACTGTCACCAAGGTGGCGCTTCTGGTTCTCGCACCTCTAGTGCCCCTCGGCAGAGCTTCTCCGTTCCAGCTGAGGACAAGGGCAACACTCGGCCGTTTGCCAACTGCTCCGAAGCTCGGGCCGCGGGCGCCGCACCGGTTCGCCGTGGCGATCCAGGGTACGCTCCCAAGTTGGACCGCGATAACGATGGTATTGGGTGTGAGTGATATCCAGAGGCTTGAGCACAACCACCCGTTCAAGCTGATGCCGCTTTGCTGCGTGGCTTAATTTGCATGCCTGATATGAGGCGGAAAGAGGTTTGCGATAACAGGATCAAGCTCACTTTCAATCCTGCGATTTTGCCACGTCGATCAGTTGACATTCGAAACAACAAGTAGCAATCTAATCTCCAAGGAGCGTAGAAACTCCTCTAACAGCGGTATCCACCTCCGACAAACCGGTGGGTTTTTTGTGCCTGATCCTCAGGTGCAACCGACGTGATGCCTGCGTCGGGAGGGCGGCTAATACAACACCCTTCGGGGAAATACGCCCGCCGTCTGTTAGCGGTTTCTAACCTCCCGACATCCCGTCGCCGGTCGGCGGGGGGTTTCTGGCCGTCAAGGAGGGCTTCGCCATGCATCCACCGTCATCCCGTCCCGCCCCTGCGCGCAAGCGTGCCACGCGCAACGCAACCTGCTGCCCGAACTGGACCATCGTCGAGTCCGAGCTCATTCCCATGCTGACGACCGAGCAGATCGCCGCGGCCGACGCCGCCGATCTCGCCCGCCAGCAACGCGCCCCGCGCCGCACACGCCCGCCGCAGCACTGCACCGTCGGCTGCGGCCATGCCGCCAACGGCAAGCGCATGCCCGCGTTGCGCCTGGCCGGCCGCTGGATGGAGGAACTGGGCTTCGCCATTGGCGAGAAGTTGCAGGTCCGCGTGCGCCACGGCGAACTGGTGGTAAGCCTGTCCGCCGAGGACTGACCCAGGCATCCTGCACCTGCTGCGCCACCGCTCGGCGCGCTGTACCGGCGGTGTACGGTGGCAGCGCTTCATCGACCTGGTTGCCCGGACTCGCGCATCACCAAGCTTCCGTGCACAGGTCCGGTCATTCAATTAAGGGAGCAGGCATCGGAATGTCATCGTTCTTACTTCATGCTGGAAGCGTCGCGGTGGAACATCCAGAGGGAGAATGCCATTTGGTCGGCTTCGCCGACCAAGCGTTCGATACCACAACCTATCTCCTGCTCCAGCGCGCATTCGCGTTCGACGAACAGGACATGGCATTGGGGATGGACACATATCATGTCGAGTGGTCCGGTCAGGAAACCTCGGGCTATGGTGGCATCTCCCAGTTCCTGCTCAGCCGTAGCCATGCGCGGATCACGTTCGCTCCAGATTCGCCGATGGCGAGGGGCGGCATGGCGATTCTCACTATCGTGTTCCAGTTGGTCCCTTCGGAGTACCTGGCATTGCAGGATGCCCTTCACCACATCCTCCAGGGGAGCGATTGCTACTTTGTGGCCGACCCTTAAGGCATCACAATCAAACAGTCAGTCCAGGGTTAACCCAATGAGCGCTCCCCCCAAAATCGTTTTGCACTCGCTGCACGGCTATCGAACCGACCTGGAGCCGTTGGTTGCCGACTGGATTCGAGAGGGAGTTAAGTACGTCGGTGTTGTAGGTGTAGATGCCGCGCGGATTGAGGAAGCGATCGATGATCTGTGCACGGGCGACGGCTCAACCCCCTACTTCATGCTTACCGCCTCTCATGGCGAAGGCGAGACTCTTGCTGATGCCATCCTCCTTGCTGAGCAATTGTCGGATGGCTTCGACGGTCCTCTAAGCGTGGTTGAATTCTGAGACACTTATGCAGAAAATTCTGGTATCGGGGAAGCCGGGCAGCACATTGGGCCGATTGGCGGCGTTCCATGGCTCGGCGAGGATCTTCCACCGCCTCGTTATCGGTCCAGTAGCAGTTGACGCCCATGCCCCGACATCTCGCTCTTTTGCTGCCTTTGCTCCTCGCGGCATCGAGTGCTGCGAACGCCAACTGTCTGCCAGGTCAGCCGGCGACTGTTCGGCTCACTGGCATCCTTGAGCGCGTCACGTTCCCAGGTCCACCAAACTACGAGAGCGTCCAGAGCGGCGACGCACCCGAAACCTACTACGTCCTGCAACTGCCAGCGCAGGTATGCGTTGTCGATTCCGATCAAAGCGTCATCTCGGCCAACCACCTGCAACTATTCCTGGAGCCGAAGCAATACGACGTGTTCCGACCTCAGCTCGGCAAGCGCATCACGCTGCCGGGCGAACTGTGGCCTGCTGAAACCGGACACCACCACACACCGCTGATGTTTACGCCGGCCAGTGGGAAGACGGGTTAATGATCCATCGTTCATAAGGCAGCCTCGGGCATTTCGATGATTGACGGCCGTCGGAGCCTCGGCGAGTATCGTCCCATGCCGCGCTTGCATGGCCGATAGAGGATCAAGGCTGCTCACGGGGGACGCATTCATGGACGTACGCACCGTTTGGGAAATCATCTCCTACGCCTGGACCGAGATCGGGATCGACGAGGCCGAATGCCAGGCGCTGGTGCAAAAGGGCGGTATCGGGGTGGGCGATCTGGACGAGGTCGACAGGCTGTTCTACAGGGACATCTGTGCTTCCTTCGCGGTAGACGCCTTTCTTGTCTTTCCCTTGATGCTGTGGATGCTGATGCCGGACTGGGGCTACAGCGACAAGTATCTGCGAAACCGCATCGCTCGCTGGTATGGCCGCCCTTACTGGGTCCACTTCCTCAACCCCCTGCGAATGCTGGGTTATCCCGTGGCACTGTGCTTCGCATGGAACTACCGCGCGAAGCTTCGTCGCGCGGTGCATGTAGTGGCAATGACCTGACAGCGAGTGCAAGGCACCCGATCTGGGGTGCGCCCGCAGAACAAATGCCGTAGAAGAGGTACCGGCCCGTTCCAGTCGCAAACGACTTACGCCGCCGCTGCCTTGACGTCATACACGACCACGCGCTGCCACAGGTGCTCGCAATCGGCGACGAATTGCTTGTGAATGGGATGGACCTGATAGGCGTTCTGTCCCGCGACATCGTCGAAGAACAGGAGTTCAGAGGCGCTGTAGCTGCCATCGACGACGCCGCGCTGTTCGGTCTC
This window contains:
- a CDS encoding RelA/SpoT domain-containing protein, yielding MATESSYPGGSKSRVSRAGDNVRHGRATPEDLSVIEDWRAAHRGVINTFQAILRNRLRGQRVTVAQRHKRRNTIFDKLERLPGMQLARMDDVAGCRLIFRNEKELRKFRRSLHEARFNHKLRHEPDKYDYIESPKDTGYRGIHDVYEYDVNSEAGKGLKGLYVEIQYRTLVQHAWATAVEIVGFITESQPKFERGDERYHRAMALASEILARAHESRTGPLPDISDRDLLESFLLLDQELGLLQTLRGLHQAKSDISDKKNSILIFDPSGELTIRSYRDSTDALRDLFELEKEMPGKDIVLVRADSSDEVRTAFRNYFTDAREFVRLLDTGCAKLSGHDGGLRRRARRNT
- a CDS encoding excalibur calcium-binding domain-containing protein, which gives rise to MRTAIVICATLITLLAPALALAHPGGLNAEGCHNNRKTDEYHCHQGGASGSRTSSAPRQSFSVPAEDKGNTRPFANCSEARAAGAAPVRRGDPGYAPKLDRDNDGIGCE
- a CDS encoding SymE family type I addiction module toxin; its protein translation is MLTTEQIAAADAADLARQQRAPRRTRPPQHCTVGCGHAANGKRMPALRLAGRWMEELGFAIGEKLQVRVRHGELVVSLSAED
- a CDS encoding Imm10 family immunity protein, whose translation is MSSFLLHAGSVAVEHPEGECHLVGFADQAFDTTTYLLLQRAFAFDEQDMALGMDTYHVEWSGQETSGYGGISQFLLSRSHARITFAPDSPMARGGMAILTIVFQLVPSEYLALQDALHHILQGSDCYFVADP
- a CDS encoding DUF4431 domain-containing protein, whose translation is MPRHLALLLPLLLAASSAANANCLPGQPATVRLTGILERVTFPGPPNYESVQSGDAPETYYVLQLPAQVCVVDSDQSVISANHLQLFLEPKQYDVFRPQLGKRITLPGELWPAETGHHHTPLMFTPASGKTG